The following DNA comes from Grus americana isolate bGruAme1 chromosome 22, bGruAme1.mat, whole genome shotgun sequence.
TCTGATTTCTAATATAGGGAATTTATGTATGGATGTTTCTGATCTTCATGTTTCATGTGGAATATTCATAATtggataaaaaaaatgcagaacataCAACCTCACAAtatacatgaaaatatttttgattgtTCCTTAAAGAAGAATGTAAGTCcgttcttccttccttcctccttcctgccttccttccttccttccttccttccttccttccttccttccttccttcttccctccctccctccctctctccctttttctcttcccttccccttcctccctccctctctttatTTATAGATTTCTACTGAATTTCAATTTactaattaaatataaaaatatagttattgcttcaaaacacaaaattcTTCTCAAGAGTTAAGACTGTACACATATACTAGGTGTGgttgggatggagttaactttcttcacagcaaTCtctatggtgctgtgttttagacTGATGACCAAAACATCATAACACATCTACATTATAGTTATTGCTGAACACTGTTTACACAttgccaaggccttttctgtttctcatgctGTCCTGCCCCCACAATAAGTAGGCGTAGGGTGGGCAAGAGGTTGGGaagagacacagccaggacagttgGCCCAAATTGTCCAAAGGGATATGCCATACCAtctgacatcatgctcagcaataaaactgaagGGAGTTTTTCAAAATTAGCCATTGCTTTGAGAGtggctgggcattggtctgCTGGTGGTGACAGACtgcttttgcatcacttgtgttttgggttttttttttccttcagttattAAACTGTTCCTGTCTCAACCCAAGAGCTTCTCCTCATTTTTGCCCTCTCAAAACATAGCACTATACAAGCTGCTATGAAATAAATTGACTCCATCCCGACCAGACCCAGTGCAAgttggaggagagcaggagagatCACTTAAATGTACATGTGGATTTTAGCTCTAGATTCAAACATTTAGGATGGGATTCAATTGCTTATACGTAAGTGCCTTAACCTCTTTGAAGTACACTTGGAATATCAAAGTAGTCCAGTTGGCCTTGGCTGATGTGGCAGAAGACCTGTGGGAGTTTTCTTGTTCAAACAGACTGACAGCTTGAGAACAGATAGAGCACTCCGTGTCTGAAATTTTAGTATGAGTGATATGCTGTCTTAGCATGACTGAGCATGTAATTTTAGGGCACTGTAGATTATCCTTCCCAATTTTCAACAGATTCCATGGATAGAAGTAAGTCTATAGTAGACTTTGTATCAGATCTGCCAATGGTCTGTGTATGTCTTGGATACCTTGACACCTCTGAAATGAAACTGAGATAACTATGCTTGCACAACTGAATcttctttaatttctgtgcttAAAGGTAGATGTTTCAACATGAAGCCTGTGCCTAACCTGCCATTTAATCAAATATTATCTagtaaataacagcaaaggTTTTCTGGGATTGTCACGGTTCTAGATCACATGACGTCTGGGGAGAGGTTGAAGGACTTGAGTTTGTCAATAAAGAAAAGACTAAGCAAGATCTAACAACAGCTTTTAACTGCTTGAAGAAGTGTTACAAATATGATGGAATAAAACTCTTCTTGCTAGTAGTAGACAATATAATAGGGGACAATGGGCATGGGTTGTGGCTTGGGAGATTTAGCTTGGACATTAGGAATAACTTCTTCAGTAGCAGAGTAGTAtgacactggaacaagttgccaAGGATGTTTTTGGAGTTTCCAAGACTTATCTAAACACACCATGGCTGACCTGATCTAATGTCAATCTTCCTCTGAGGGGGAGATTTGGATGACAGACCTCCAGAGATACTGTCTCACCAACATTTCTGTGCTTCTATGATTCTGCGGTCTGTGAAGTCTGCAGCCTGAATTTCAAAACCACTGTAGTTTGATGTCTGTGCTTGAACTAGTCATTCTGTATCTCTTTTCTGAGTCAAGGCAAACAGACACTTTTTGGAAGGGATTTCTCTAGGCATTTCAAATATTAACTGTAGGATGCTTACCCTAGAAATGCTTATGTCattgcattgatttttaaagagagTCTCTATGAAAAATGGAGCTATCTACAATTTGGAACTTCAAAATTAGATAAATTGAATACCAAACCATAGGTACTCAGTGATGATTCTTGACTTAATTATATATTTGTGAACACTATTCTTTTTCAATAACACTGTagtattttatcttctttaatGAACTAGATTTCCATGgtatttatgctttttattattctgaaaCACTGCCTCTTGCAGAGCTCATCGTTTGTACATATTTTTGAACATTATTTTCTaatacaaaagagaaacaacTATAATTTTACAACAAAAATTGGGAAATCAAATACAGTGATCACACTGAGTGCATTCATTGGCTTGATTCATTTGCCAGTTCATAAGACTTCAGCCTATTCTTCAATTGCTAGCTCAGAAGGATGAAGATCTCAGACCTGGATATCTCAGAGACTTTGGAGTACCTCAAGTGATACTAAATGCCTATTTTAAAGCTACTGAATGGAAAACCAGTAGTGTCCCTGACTACAATGGCAATGTAGGGATAACTCACAAGTAGACATCTTCATGCATCCTTATTGTCTCATATACTATCACCCTCGTCAAGATGACACATGTCATGGCACAGAGAGCATAAATAAGATATGTTCACCTAAAATTTCTTGGTGAGTCTTGTTGATGTGGTGGaacctaaagaaaataaaagttctttttcttttttcggTGGATATGCCCACACATGTTACTTGTGGTCACTCCCTAAAgaacaaaatctttaaaatttcGTGAGTTAGTTTTTACGGAAATATAAATTATACTTCTTTATTACAGGGTTGGTTTCAGTCAACTCAGTGACTGTTACAGTTTTATCTTTGTTATAGCTGTTTCGTTCTGACTCATCCCATCAGTCTGACAGTATCTGAGGCAGCTGCAGGCTAGCAGATATTTTCTGTGACCTTAAAACCCTCATGTTCCTTAACCTGTAGACCATAAGTATGTATCCTCATAGCATGCTCATTTACTTTAAGAAAactgatcttttctttttccatagtGGTTCATCTGATACAGACACAAGGAGTATAACATTCAAAgtgtgaacaaacaaacaagacagaTACTGTCTGTCAAATTGAACTAATTTCTCCTTTAGAGTATAACTGTACAGTGTAAACAAAAACTTAGTAGATAATCAGTCACAATTGGTTCATGAGAAACAAAAGATTTCTGGGTGTCTTAATAAAGTCATCCAAATGTGGAAGTATTATTTAATATACAAAGGAAGGATTTCAGGTGGCTACTGATGGCACAAGTTACAGGCGTAAACATTCGTTAGGAAACACTGTCAACACACACTGCTAAAAtcttactggggaaaaaatggaaagaagaaaagaatatatgACTCTAAAACAAATATGGCAGGAAGAACAAACATCTCATAGGCAAGGTAGAAAGTGTaggaagatgcatttttaaaccTGGGAAGAATCTCTTATGACATTAGACTTCTCAGTGAAGCTGTGAATACTATATTCCAAATGAACAAAAGTAGGCTGTACATGTATAACTTAGAGTTATGTCATTAAGAATTAAGTGACCTGAAGAAGAATCAATCTGTAGCATGGACACGTTCTTATCTGACAAGGATGTAAGGTGACtggttttcaaaaaaagataagTCACGCAGCATTCGACACAGtaacagaaggagaaatgatGCCAATGAAAAGCCAGCAGGATCTCTTTACCCCTGGAAATAACAGGGGTTTGGGGGAGGAGGTTCAGCACACCTTATTTAGTGTTAACAAGATACAACTTGCCCTAGACTTCACAGACCATATTGATGGGAACTGCACTTAATGTAAAGGGACTTAAGTTGAATTTCCTCTGACTTAGCTCTCCAGAATGGATTTCTCATCTGCAAGTGCCTTTGTTGGAAGTTCAGGTATTTCAGTAATGACTAAGTTACAATAGTTACAAAGAAGAAGGGTGACCATTCAGCAGGGAGTTAAGCTATTCCCTTTTCTCCTGAGAACAGAAACAAGTCTCCTGATGgcctttttcatttcagtgtttctgaggGTATAGACCGTGGGATTCAGCACTGGAACCAGCACAGTGAAGAAGATGGAAGCTACTTTGTCCAGTTCAAATGTCTTGAAGGGCCGAGCATAGATGAATATTCCTGGAATGAATGTTATACTTATTGCCATTATCTGGGCCATGCAGGTAGACAAAGCTTTGTGCTTTCCTTTGGTGACTTGCCTCCTTATCTTGACTAAAATGACAGTGTATGAAATGTGCAGCAAGACAAAAATTATTATGAGGAGCAGTCCACCATTTGAGACCATCAGCAGCTCTGTCATGTAGGTGTCAATGGAGGCCACTTTCAGTACTTGTGGGACATCACAGTGAAAATTGTCAAGGGTGTTAGGACCACAATAGGGTAAAGGGAGAAGCAGAGCAATCTGTGTTGCAGAATGAATGAATCCACCTGCCCATGACCCTGCCACTAGACCTACACATACCTTACGGTTCGTGATTGTCAAGTACTGCAAGGGCTTATGGATAGCCACATACCGATCACCTGCCATCACTGCAAGAAGGAAGATATGAGCACCACCAATAAAATGGAAGTTAAACATGTGAAGGATGCACTCCTTGAATGGAACAGTTTTGTTCTGGGAGAGGAGACCTGACAGTAGAATGGGAGTATTTACTGATGATTCAGTAATATCTGTCAATGCTAAGTTGGccaggaagaagtacatgggtCTGTGCACGTGGTAGTCAGTGATAATGGTGGTGAGGATGGTGATGTTTCCCAAACAAGTCATCAGGTAGACAATGAAGAAGATCATGAAGAGGAATTGCTGAATCTTAAGACTGTGGTTGAAGCCCAGGAGGACAAATTCTGTGACAGGATTGGTTACATTATGTGGCTCCATTTGTTACCATACGAGCGTGCCTGTGAGAGGAACGATGTAAAAGGGAGGCTGAGGAAAGTAAGTTTTTCAACACCAAGAGAGATGAtctttcccctcccctggcTCAGAAACCTCCGTCCTAGAAACCTCCTTATATCCGTGTTCTATACAGTGGAAATTTTCTTCAGTGGAGATAGCCTCACAGTGGTggaaactgttttctttgatCTTCAGTTTGGCTCCACTGCATCTATAACTTTAAAATCCTGTGTAATTTTACAGTTAGTTGCTATCTTCATAAATAGACTTCTGTTTCCCCAGTAACGCAAGCTTTGGCCCCTCCTTGGTGCTACAGTGCTTATCTCTAATATTACCTTTTCCCATTCATACATCAAGAGCCCTTATACCATACAGGACTGCTTTGTCTGCAGTCTCAGAGTTGCCTGATTCCTCTCCTCCACAGAGGActccaagggaaaaaacaaaaataataaaaaacccccactcaTATATCATTCTGTTTAAGCATCAAAGCAGGTGCTAGGAACAAAGTTACTATGAAATGTATACGAACTTTCCTGGGTctgaacaaaaatgtttttgctatAGCCACTAAGGGATTCCTTCTGTGGCAaccattaagaaaataaatactttagaGTATTTTATGATGTAGTAGTGTTTACTGTGCTACTCCTGTGTTAGCCAAAGGGAAACAGGATGTATTGCACAGTCTTTACTCTGCAGGCACATCTGTTTCAGGGCTGAGGcaacctgaggaaaaaaaaaaaaaaaaacaaacaacaaaacatttcagcacaCAAAAGAAAGCCCCATTTCTTGAATTTCTCTCCAGTACTGTGAGACAAGCAAActgaagaatgagaaaagacaAGCTATTACAAGGCCCACTGGGCTCTTCATCACATCCTGCAGGGGAGTGTGCCCTGGACTTTACATTCAGAGAGGACCCAGCATATGCAGGTCTACTTATCTCAGATACCTGAATTGAGATTCAATCATCCTCTGAGTGAATCTAGTTCTTGTTGGTTCTAAGCAGACTGTGatgatgtgttgggtttgcgtggcagggttttggtggcgggggggctacaggggtggcttctgtgagaagctgctagaagctccccctgtgtctgatagagccaatgccagccggctctaagacggacccgccgctggccaaggccaagccaatcagcgcctctgtgataacatatttaagaagaagaaaaacacttagagagcgaacttttgcagccggagagaggactgagaacatgtaagaaactctgcagacaccaaggtcagtgcagatggagggggaggaggagctccaggcgccggagcagagatccccctgcagcccatggtgaagaccatggtgaagcaggctgtccccctgcagcccatggaggaaggatgagggggtgtagcgattccacctgcagcccgtggaggaccccacgccggagcaggtggagacacctgaaggaagctgcggcccgtgggaagcccacgctggagcaagttcctggccagaccggtgaacccgtgaagaggggagcccacgccagggcaggtttgctggcaggacttgtgaccccgtggggaccccacgctggagcagtttgctcctgaaggtctgcaccccgtgagagggactccatgctggagcaggggaacgatgagaggagtcctccccctgaggatgaagaagcggcagaaacaccgtgagatgaactgaccataacccccattccccgtccccctgtgcagctgagggggggaaggttgaagccgggagtgaagttgagcccgggaagatgggaggggtggggggaagtgttttaagagttgattttattttctcattcctctactctgttttgcctagtaataaattagatgaattccctctctaagtttggtctgttttgctcgtgacaacaattagtgagtgatctctccctgtccttatctcgacctacaagcatttcgttatgccttttctcccctgtttagtgaatgaggggagtgagagagcggctctggtgggcacctggccccagtcaggctcaacccaccacagatgaTTAGTGGGACTGGCTTTCTAAAAGTAAAtgttcaaattaatttcatatgtCCCAAAATACCCAAGATATTTACACTGCATTGGAAACTGTCATACATGATTTATGGGTGACACATGCCCTTGAGGTATGGCAGCTGGAATTCAGATGGCATGCTCCAGACATTTCTATTTAGGAACCTGGATCCCACCTACAATGTCTTTTAGATGCATACATCAAACTTCACCTCTCTCAACCTCAGCCCTCAGCATCCTAAATCTCTGTATGTGAACTAGTTGTGCAGTCCTCTTGAGGAAATGGCAGCTGCAGAATGTGATCAGTTTGTCCTAGTCTTGATACCTACCCTAGGATGAGACAAACTATGTTCTGGGAGTGCCTGTTCCTCACCACTGACTCTAATGAAGCCCAAAAGGCTAGCTTATATCTGGATTCCTATCCTGCAGGTGTCAGAAGATATGTGACCAGTATTCTATGTCCTGACCCTACAAGTATCACTGTTGACAGCCTTTAGGTGCCCAGCACCCATTCCAGGACCAGAAAGACTTCTATTCTGCCCTACCTCCTTTAATTCCCCCTGTTCCTTCTGTCTCTGTGAGGACTCCATGTCACATCTCAGAGATTTCATATTCACATCAGCCTCTCTTCTCTCCACTTCCTTTTGCCATTCAGTCTCACTACAGGGATCCTGCACTTTAGCccctgtttctctctttctcttaaATTCAGTGACTCAGCATGCCAGACATTCACCAAGTCTGTTTCCAACCCACTAGAAGGCAGAAGTTCCTCATGCCTGTTCCATTTTCTCTGTATGTCCCCCTAAAACATGCAGAATCTTCATTTCTCCCATCTGAAAATGTGAGGCATTGTGCAGTTCTCCAGGCATCATTTATACTCCTCCCACACTTTCTCAGAATCCCTGTGAACTCTTCTTGTCCTCATGAAATGTTTCTCTCATTTTTACCTCAGTTTCTGTCTGTACTAATCAGATGACAGATTCTCTTTTGCTATGGACAATAAGCCTTGcatgctgctgcttgctttcttttgtagGGGTTGAAGTTTACAGAGTCAGCCTATTTGACTCAGTTTGTCTGAATGGCTGGCATAGACAAAGACTGAATTTGGGACATTTCCTCTTTGTGTGTGCATCCCCTTGCCTGGAGAGTCAGATGTTCATTCAGAGAGAAATCATAGGATAAACCAAATCAGGGATTGCCAGAGAATTTGGGCTTGTGCCATGGCTGTGTCAATAAAGATTTTATAGTAATCTATTCCTCCCTTATTCTATTGGgattttcatttgaaacaacaaaaattatgCTCACAAATGCTGTGTCTAGCAGTACTTGTTTAATTTGCTGGTCACGGTTTGTGTGCtactttcctttgaaaacagagaTGCCAGGGTGCAGGAATAGCTGCCCACTCCGCAAGGGAAGGCTAGCCAGGGGCTGAGAGTGACAGCGAGGCAGACACGAGCAGCCCACTTCaccagcaaaggcagcagtcCTACAGTACACATAAAACCATAATCAGAGCAAAATCATTGACAGTAACCAGTCAGCCAACAGCCCGGTGATTGCCAGAGGGAAAGGGATGCCAGGGAACATGACACCGCTAAACTCAACCTGATAAGTGGACCAAGAGGAGGATAAGCTGCATGAGGGAAAGTTTTGCACTCATACATACATGCAAACACACAATTAACTGAGATTTACCAAAATTACCATTCCAGTGAGCCAGCATAGTTGAGCCCAGGAGAAGATGATGCTCTCCAGCCAGTCTCAGGACTGGGTTCCTGGGTGGCAGGTTGGCAGCAGCATGTGACAGCTTCTTCTCAGGTGCTCTGCATCTGCACACCATAGCAATGTTACCCTCCTATATTTACTACAGCAGATGTCAGCACAGGCTACCAATCAGAAAGTCCACAAT
Coding sequences within:
- the LOC129195216 gene encoding olfactory receptor 4D1-like, giving the protein MEPHNVTNPVTEFVLLGFNHSLKIQQFLFMIFFIVYLMTCLGNITILTTIITDYHVHRPMYFFLANLALTDITESSVNTPILLSGLLSQNKTVPFKECILHMFNFHFIGGAHIFLLAVMAGDRYVAIHKPLQYLTITNRKVCVGLVAGSWAGGFIHSATQIALLLPLPYCGPNTLDNFHCDVPQVLKVASIDTYMTELLMVSNGGLLLIIIFVLLHISYTVILVKIRRQVTKGKHKALSTCMAQIMAISITFIPGIFIYARPFKTFELDKVASIFFTVLVPVLNPTVYTLRNTEMKKAIRRLEGRKEGRKEEGRKNGLTFFFKEQSKIFSCIL